One window of the Bombus affinis isolate iyBomAffi1 chromosome 10, iyBomAffi1.2, whole genome shotgun sequence genome contains the following:
- the LOC126920948 gene encoding SID1 transmembrane family member 1-like, translated as MLSVQRILTVFALLLLFNLHQVIPFQTLSFSPIVIVAEYKKEYQYVINTTVEYVFLYPVNNVTARIVVESNATTDLPLIVVVRQKREILSWQIPLVVQSAYFDDLAYNKTSQTLCSTNYNQSRLEEEEEFITVSLSTANYRNISFKLNMTKQYDFYISPGEERVVEISPSQPIYYGYTFPRQTESSSVIIRVNSDSDICMTVSIQNTTCPVFDLERNIQFSGYWQTVNRQGGITVPKQEYPLGFFVVLVVKGDDTDCYGAPSMIPVRNKRINLAINASITKRDYVIASGVVVSVIFSFCIAYVVSIVISKIRKERKIKQEILHQESEQIREPIPSPSTVEESIPHRSVSIEDDSSLDEDDIDLMEDAFCDKEIIRTKLVLSVCDLARKDPKILRHKSRLYLYYLITVAIFYTLPAVQLLITYQHVLHVTGNQDMCYYNFLCAHPFLSLSDLNHVFSNIGYVMLGFLFIFLTSSREHDELEREKNKCYGIPQHYGLFYAMGTALIMEGILSGSYHVCPNRSNFQFDTSFMYIITVLCMIKIYHNRHPDINARASVTFAMLAFIIFIGLLGVLYGSIYFWVLFTVVHLLTCLYMTIQIYYMGRWKVRTLLIRVIQISKHDARSGIRYFCRPLYMGRFIILIVGNLWNVALAVLGNMHSEKNFATFLLAVLMSNLILYTFFYIVMKVCHKERILLQPAIYIVLSIAFWGAALHFFIHNSISWELTPAQSRNYNKPCILLNFFDSHDIWHFLSALAMFFSFMVLLTLDDDLIDVHRSQISVF; from the exons aTGTTGAGTGTGCAGAGGATTTTAACCGTATTtgcattgttattattatttaatcttCATCAAGTTATTCCTTTTCAAACTCTATCATTTTCTCCTATTGTTATTGTGGCAGAATATAAGAAAGAATATCAATATGTCATAAACACTACTGTTGAATATGTGTTTTTATATCCTGTTAATAAT GTAACTGCAAGAATAGTAGTTGAAAGTAATGCTACTACCGATCTACCTCTTATAGTAGTTGTTCGTCAAAAAAGAGAAATCCTATCATGGCAAATCCCCCTTGTAGTTCAAAGCGCATATTTTGATGATTTAGCATATAATAAAACGAGTCAAACCTTGTGTTCAACCAATTATAATCAAAGTAGActagaagaggaagaagaatttATTACTGTTAGTTTGTCCACTGCTAATtatcgaaatatttcatttaaactTAACATGACAAAACAGTATGATTTTTATATAAG TCCTGGAGAAGAAAGAGTAGTAGAAATTTCACCATCCCAACCTATTTATTATGGTTATACTTTTCCAAGGCAAACAGAAAGTTCTTCTGTGATCATTCGTGTTAATTCCGATAGTGATATTTGTATGACAGTTTCAATACAAAATACAACA TGTCCTGTGTTTGATTTAGAGAGGAATATTCAATTTTCTGGTTATTGGCAAACTGTAAATCGACAAGGCGGTATAACTGTGCCA AAACAAGAATATCCATTGGGCTTTTTTGTGGTACTTGTAGTAAAAGGTGATGATACCGATTGTTATGGAGCTCCTAGTATGATTCCTGTACGGAATAAACGCATTAATTTAGCAATAAATGCTAGTATTACCAAACGAGATTATGTTATTGCTTCAGGAGTAGTAGTAtctgttatttttagtttctgTATAGCCTATGTTGTAAGCATTGTGATATCAAAaattagaaaggaaagaaaaattaaacaAGAGATATTACATCAAGAATCGGAGCAAATTCGTGAACCTATACCGAGCCCATCAACGGTAGAAGAG TCTATTCCACACCGATCAGTATCCATAGAAGATGATTCTTCACTGGATGAAGATGATATCGACTTAATGGAAGATGCTTTTTGCGATAAAGAAATAATACGAACAAAACTTGTGCTTTCCGTTTGTGATTTGGCTCGTAAAGATCCAAAGATTCTTAGGCATAAATCTcggttatatttatattatttgataacaGTTGCTATTTTTTATACTTTACCTGCGGTACAGCTGTTAATTACGTACCAACATGTACTACATGTTACTGGCAATCAAGATATGtgttattacaattttttatgtGCCCATCCATTTTTATCATTGTCAGATCTCAATCATGTATTTTCAAACATCGGATACGTCATGTTGggttttctatttatatttttaacatcTTCTCGAGAACATGATGAActtgaaagagaaaaaaataaatgttatgGCATACCACAACATTATGGATTATTTTATGCAATGGGCACTGCGCTCATTATGGAAGGAATACTCTCGGGAAGTTATCACGTGTGTCCAAATCGAAGTAACTTTCAATTCG ATACGAGTTTTATGTACATCATAACAGTGCTATGTATGATCAAGATTTATCACAATCGTCATCCTGATATAAATGCCCGAGCATCAGTTACATTTGCAATGTTAGCATTCATCATCTTCATAGGATTGTTGGGAGTTTTATATGGTTCAATATACTTCTGGGTTCTGTTTACTGTCGTACATTTGCTCACTTGCCTTTATATGACTATTCAAATTTACTACATGGGGCGATGGAAAGTTAGAACGTTGTTGATAAGAGTAATACAG aTTAGTAAACATGATGCCCGTTCTGGAATTAGATATTTCTGTCGACCTCTGTATATGGGACGTTTTATTATACTTATTGTAGGAAATttatggaacgttgctctcgcAGTACTTGGGAATATGCACAGCGAGAAAAATTTCGCAACGTTTCTGTTGGCTGTATTAATgtctaatttaattttatatacttttttttatattgtTATGAAG GTTTGTCACAAAGAACGAATTCTACTTCAACCAGCGATTTATATTGTGTTATCAATCGCATTTTGGGGCGCCgctttacatttttttatacacAATTCTATCTCGTGGGAGCTAACCCCAGCACAATCGCGCAATTATAATAAACCCTGCATACTCCTAAACTTTTTTGATAGTCATGACATTTGGCATTTTTTGTCTGCTTTAGCAATGTTTTTCTCGTTTATGGTATTGCTTACTCTAGATGATGATCTAATTGATGTGCATCGAAGTCAGATTTCAGTCTTTTAA
- the LOC126920961 gene encoding 26S proteasome non-ATPase regulatory subunit 13 isoform X2, which translates to MAVSVAPKDVNTYLSQNQNVADKELATEWAQLEELYNKRLWHQLTLKLETFVKNPALQKGDKLVQLYINFLSTFENKINPLSLVEILAYVIQQFQDKQEAIKFLEKTESKVKSNNEAVALCKVLTGQILLEKLNNQEQAKQIIEEVEAMLDNADGVTTVHGRFYLLASRLYRLQGKHAEYYRTALRYLGCIDLNNLSRQEQEQHAFFLGLAALLGEGVYNLGELLAHPVLQSLKGTPNSWLVDLLQAFNAGDIVALEKLKPQWSKVADLAAQELKLRQKISLLCLMEMTFKRQLTFAEISQETRLPLGEVELLVMKALAQGLVRGAIDQVAGTVNMTWVQPRVLDRTQIAGMVQRLDGWCKDVSSMERLLESRASEILTL; encoded by the exons ATGGCGGTATCCGTGGCACCAAAAGATGTTAATACATATTTAAGTCAAAATCAAAATGTTGCAGACAAAGAATTGGCTACAGAATGGGCGCAACTCGAAGAATTATACAATAAAAg GCTTTGGCATCAGTTGACACTTAAATTAGAAACATTTGTTAAAAATCCAGCGCTTCAGAAGGGAGATAAATTAGTACAGTTATACATAAACTTTTTATCTACTTTTGAAAACAA aataaatCCTTTATCATTGGTAGAAATATTAGCGTATGTAATACAACAATTTCAAGATAAACAAGAAGCAATTAAATTCTTGGAAAAAACAGAATCTAAAGTTAAAAGCAATAATGAGGCAGTTGCTTTATGTAAAGTTCTCACAGGACAGATCTTGCTTGAAAAGTTAAATAATCAAGAACAAGCAAAACAAATCATAGAGGAAGTAGAGGCTATGTTGGATAATGCCGATGGTGTTACAACAGTTCATGGTAGATTTTATTTATTAGCGAGTCGCCTTTACCGTCTTCAAGGGAAACATGCTGAATATTATCGTACTGCTTTAAG ATACTTGGGTTGTATTGATTTAAATAATCTAAGTAGACAAGAACAGGAGCAACATGCATTTTTCCTTGGATTGGCTGCACTTTTAGGTGAAGGAGTCTATAATCTTGGAGAATTGTTAGCTCATCCAGTTTTACAATCCTTGAAAGGTACTCCAAACTCTTGGTTAGTTGATTTATTACAAGCTTTCAATGCTGGTGACATTGTtgcacttgaaaaattaaaGCCACAATGGAGCAAAGTTGCTGATTTAGCTGCACAGGAGTTGAAGTTGAGACAAAAAATATCTCTTCTATGCCTCATGGAAATGACTTTCAAAAG GCAATTAACATTTGCGGAAATTTCTCAAGAAACTCGTTTGCCTCTCGGTGAAGTTGAATTATTAGTAATGAAAGCCCTAGCTCAAGGTTTAGTTCGTGGTGCTATTGATCAAGTGGCAGGAACAGTAAACATGACATGGGTACAGCCTCGCGTATTAGATCGTACACAAATAGCTGGAATGGTTCAACGACTTGATGGCTGGTGTAAAGATGTTAGTTCAATGGAACGTTTGTTAGAGTCTCGAGCGTCAGAGATACTTACACTTTAA
- the LOC126920961 gene encoding 26S proteasome non-ATPase regulatory subunit 13 isoform X1, with product MAVSVAPKDVNTYLSQNQNVADKELATEWAQLEELYNKRLWHQLTLKLETFVKNPALQKGDKLVQLYINFLSTFENKINPLSLVEILAYVIQQFQDKQEAIKFLEKTESKVKSNNEAVALCKVLTGQILLEKLNNQEQAKQIIEEVEAMLDNADGVTTVHGRFYLLASRLYRLQGKHAEYYRTALRYLGCIDLNNLSRQEQEQHAFFLGLAALLGEGVYNLGELLAHPVLQSLKGTPNSWLVDLLQAFNAGDIVALEKLKPQWSKVADLAAQELKLRQKISLLCLMEMTFKRQANNRQLTFAEISQETRLPLGEVELLVMKALAQGLVRGAIDQVAGTVNMTWVQPRVLDRTQIAGMVQRLDGWCKDVSSMERLLESRASEILTL from the exons ATGGCGGTATCCGTGGCACCAAAAGATGTTAATACATATTTAAGTCAAAATCAAAATGTTGCAGACAAAGAATTGGCTACAGAATGGGCGCAACTCGAAGAATTATACAATAAAAg GCTTTGGCATCAGTTGACACTTAAATTAGAAACATTTGTTAAAAATCCAGCGCTTCAGAAGGGAGATAAATTAGTACAGTTATACATAAACTTTTTATCTACTTTTGAAAACAA aataaatCCTTTATCATTGGTAGAAATATTAGCGTATGTAATACAACAATTTCAAGATAAACAAGAAGCAATTAAATTCTTGGAAAAAACAGAATCTAAAGTTAAAAGCAATAATGAGGCAGTTGCTTTATGTAAAGTTCTCACAGGACAGATCTTGCTTGAAAAGTTAAATAATCAAGAACAAGCAAAACAAATCATAGAGGAAGTAGAGGCTATGTTGGATAATGCCGATGGTGTTACAACAGTTCATGGTAGATTTTATTTATTAGCGAGTCGCCTTTACCGTCTTCAAGGGAAACATGCTGAATATTATCGTACTGCTTTAAG ATACTTGGGTTGTATTGATTTAAATAATCTAAGTAGACAAGAACAGGAGCAACATGCATTTTTCCTTGGATTGGCTGCACTTTTAGGTGAAGGAGTCTATAATCTTGGAGAATTGTTAGCTCATCCAGTTTTACAATCCTTGAAAGGTACTCCAAACTCTTGGTTAGTTGATTTATTACAAGCTTTCAATGCTGGTGACATTGTtgcacttgaaaaattaaaGCCACAATGGAGCAAAGTTGCTGATTTAGCTGCACAGGAGTTGAAGTTGAGACAAAAAATATCTCTTCTATGCCTCATGGAAATGACTTTCAAAAGGCAAGCTAATAATAG GCAATTAACATTTGCGGAAATTTCTCAAGAAACTCGTTTGCCTCTCGGTGAAGTTGAATTATTAGTAATGAAAGCCCTAGCTCAAGGTTTAGTTCGTGGTGCTATTGATCAAGTGGCAGGAACAGTAAACATGACATGGGTACAGCCTCGCGTATTAGATCGTACACAAATAGCTGGAATGGTTCAACGACTTGATGGCTGGTGTAAAGATGTTAGTTCAATGGAACGTTTGTTAGAGTCTCGAGCGTCAGAGATACTTACACTTTAA
- the LOC126920945 gene encoding RNA polymerase II-associated protein 1: MDDSPVIKRPKPSDSEEELFRMQEEFLRNKQQPSAKVINLRRSETFLNTSSAVATDSQTNSNKIRSKFSESKRLRNRDGVSTSQSSGDVINPAIKEEAGKNLNPGLKNIAHNMQIASSSIILGNIIEKKYNTCKYKFDKKEFLCSSNGFPEAFVPKHMKNDKNKSLFLHEISPKSIVRNKVEKSETIEPLYNTDSSVIVEGSWANEIHKENLERLSQMSQEDILKEKSKLEMTLKPELIQFLKNRRNKKQKVNKAPEDNKTSNGKAQDQNEKSVNAEKLVAEEVPNKDHENLVQNNDVVPMQIDELQQDIPKPSKELMQQAKEKGWVHMDSLEPEKLKWMENIPEKKDEPIPDEPYNARFDFNGVLLAYKDDNVPIEKGLHHHGEEPERPGYSLQELLQLSRSSAQQQRCTALTTLANIIEKSRKGWYDKALQPAPLTALSQKNLLLLLRFSLDETSVAVITATLQALRAFLYSEADEVCLDRLYGFRNYKEPVLATPKTDVDDISNLKDHELVQLDAIAALLRTDILLRISYILNEIRPPPVAVTCALEILIRLVRHSPITVLKMINSPNLLETIIEHFMPLSTDALAMTDNINNVYGVPVVAAVRFCRILLCYGGKSVAQKLNNLKIMQRIISYASCDAGKGSYNFIIENLRLWRTLLLHEEAMDSLTGAQLFLVSQLQLLLSNHDIQSASELSCEYAAALIAVASCLTSLKANISVLLFKWSTQLLSLSNFTWGNTKLIAETLLAVSDSTAIKTLNISRSQVFSKLNSTSNLLSDCSLALEREPSALPHLGVLTYEGQVQHIVSHQSCMPFLATVLNVFIDHSFIEEIQAVLSLPQVYRYLKRLETTNWCLERSWYTRSELSFLVAIVNASSFVKDKLDNKTMYIIWKIAIKLVSSLPADCPSDVKKMLRVSLAKEKLNLEIVTSELEKLNLNSNIGDIKLNLSHDISGLYERYIELDGKWDQAAMPKDWLYLPIVHIYTKCRNNNACNDDDKAVILAVLSLELVLPDLVEKLSQSLRFSRLVLIYLCETLYLSNDVSALLTRAVTTLLKDNYKKLNFTIDLPGLNSFTDLFTAMCEHFCSTSYGDYGFSMTLLVPIAQRHDVHYRKLLWSEHVGLLRYVRLPLEQLVIPLKEYLYPLEEDTSLIESYITALVRGIVKESWCPIPYTIALHHSAMYLKQSNKLAVRMRTQLEKIPDKVLATLLLNYQSPTF, translated from the exons atGGACGACAGTCCAGTTATAAAGCGACCTAAACCAAGTGATAGCGAAGAAGAATTGTTTCGTATGCaagaagaatttttaagaaataaacAACAACCATCAGCCAAAGTGATCAATTTAAGAAGATCtgaaacatttttaaatacTAGTTCTGCTGTAGCTACTGACAGTCAAACAAATTCTAACAAAATAAGATCAAAATTTTCTGAATCAAAAAGATTAAGAAATCGTGATGGGGTGTCTACTTCTCAAAGTAGCGGTGATGTTATAAATCCTGCGATTAAAGAAGAAGCTGGGAAAAATCTAAACCCTGGATTGAAGAATATTGCTCATAATATGCAAATAGCATCTTCATCGATAATATTAGGAAACATCATTGAAAAGAAATACAATACATGCAAgtataaatttgataaaaaggAATTTCTTTGTTCCAGTAATGGTTTTCCTGAAGCCTTCGTTCCTAAACACATG AAAAATGATAAGAATAAAAGTTTATTTTTGCATGAAATTTCTCCTAAAAGCATTGTTAGAAATAAAGTAGAAAAATCTGAAACGATTGAACCTTTATATAATACAGATAGTAGTGTTATTGTAGAAGGATCATGGGCAAATGAAATACATAAAGAAAATTTGGAACGATTAAGCCAAATGTCCCAAGAGGATATTCTTAAAGAAAAAAGTAAACTTGAGATGACTTTAAAGCCAGAATtgatacaatttttaaaaaatagaaggaataaaaaacaaaaagtaAATAAGGCTCCAGAAGACAATAAAACATCAAATGGCAAAGCTCAAGATCAAAATGAAAAATCTGTAAATGCAGAAAAGTTAGTTGCAGAAGAAGTTCCTAACAAAGATCATGAAAATTTAGTCCAGAATAATGATGTTGTACCAATGCAGATAGATGAATTACAACAAGATATACCCAAACCTTCAAAAGAATTGATGCAACAAGCTAAAGAGAAGGGTTGGGTGCATATGGATTCTCTTGAGCCTGAAAAATTAAAATGGATGGAAAATATACCTgagaaaaaagatgaacctaTTCCAGACGAACCGTACAATGCTCGTTTTGACTTTAATG GTGTATTATTAGCGTACAAAGACGACAATGTACCTATTGAAAAAGGTCTCCATCATCATGGAGAAGAACCCGAACGTCCTGGTTATTCATTACAAGAATTATTGCAACTGAGTCGCTCATCGGCACAACAGCAACGCTGTACAGCTCTTACAACGTTAGcaaatattatagaaaaaagTCGCAAGGGCTGGTATGATAAAGCATTACAACCTGCACCATTGACTGCATTAAGTCAAAAAAATCTTCTGTTACTATTAAGATTTTCTTTGGATGAAACCTCAGTAGCTGTGATCACAGCAACTTTACAAGCACTAAGAGCTTTTTTATATAGCGAAGCGGATGAAGTCTGTTTGGACAGACTATATGGTTTCCGAAATTATAAAGAACCTGTTTTAGCAACACCAAAAACTGATGTCGATGATATAAGCAATTTAAAAGATCATGAATTGGTACAACTAGACGCAATTGCTGCCTTATTAAGAACTGATATACTATTAAGAATTAG CTACATTTTGAATGAAATACGACCACCACCTGTTGCTGTAACTTGTGCATTAGAAATTCTAATTAGACTTGTAAGACATTCGCCCATTACTGTcttaaaaatgataaattctCCAAATCTTTTGGAAACAATAATTGAACATTTTATGCCTTTGTCTACAGATGCATTGG caatgacagataatataaataatgtgTATGGTGTACCAGTAGTGGCTGCAGTTAGATTCTGTCGTATCTTACTTTGTTATGGAGGAAAATCTGTTGcccaaaaattaaataatcttaAAATTATGCAACGCATTATATCATATGCCAGTTGTGATGCAGG gAAGGGAAGCTATAATTTTATCATCGAAAATTTACGTTTGTGGAGAACATTGTTATTGCATGAAGAAGCCATGGATAGTTTAACTGGAGCACAATTATTTCTTGTGTCACAGTTACAGCTTCTGTTGAGTAATCACGATATTCAAAGCGCATCTGAATTATCTTGTGAATATGCAGCAGCCTTAATTGCCGTTGCAAGTTGCTTGACGTCGCTAAAAGCAAATATATCGGTCTTACTGTTCAAATGGAGTACACAGCTACTATCCTTAAGTAATTTCACG TGGGGAAATACGAAACTTATCGCAGAAACGTTATTAGCAGTTAGTGATAGTACTGCGATTAAAACATTGAACATATCTCGATCGCAAGTATTTTCTAAACTTAA TTCTACTTCAAATTTGTTAAGTGATTGTTCTTTAGCTCTTGAGCGTGAGCCTTCCGCTTTGCCTCATCTGGGAGTATTAACCTATGAAGGACAAGTGCAACATATTGTGTCTCACCAATCTTGTATGCCCTTTCTTGCAACAGTTTTAAATGTATTCATTGATCATTCTTTCATAGAAGAAATTCAGGCAGTACTTAGTCTTCCACAAGTCtataggtatttgaaaagattaGAAACAACAAATTGGTGTTTAGAGAGATCATGGTATACAAGATCTGAATTGTCTTTTTTAGTTGCTATAGTAAATGCATCCTCTTTTGTTAAGGATAAATTAGATAATAAAACAATGTACATTATTTGGAAAATTGCTATTAAACTCGTATCATCTTTACCTGCCGATTGTCCATCCGATGTAAAGAAGATGCTTAGAGTTTCACTAGcaaaggaaaaattaaatttagagATAGTAACGAGTGAATTAGAGAAATTAAATCTGAATTCAAATATTGGAGATATTAAATTGAATTTAAGTCATGATATATCTGGTTTATACGAACGGTATATAGAATTAGACGGTAAATGGGATCAAGCGGCAATGCCTAAAGATTGGCTTTATTTACCTATTGtacatatttatacaaaatgtaGAAATAATAATGCATGTAACGATGATGATAAAGCTGTCATCTTAGCCGTGTTGAGTTTAGAATTAGTACTACCAGATTTGGTTGAAAAATTGTCACAAAGTTTGAGATTTAGTAGATTGGTACTTATATACTTGTGCGAGACGCTGTATTTAAGTAACGATGTTTCTGCTTTACTTACTAGAGCCGTGACAACTTTATTAAAAGATAATTACAAGAAGCTTAATTTTACAATAGATTTGCCAGGACTTAATTCTTTTACCGATTTGTTTACTGCGATGTGTGAACATTTTTGTTCAACTTCCTATGGTGATTATGGTTTTTCAATGACCTTATTGGTACCAATTGCACAAAGGCACGATGTTCATTATAGAAAATTGTTATGGTCGGAACATGTAGGTTTGCTTCGATATGTTAGATTACCATTAGAACAGTTAGTTATTCCGTTAAAAGAAtatctttatcctcttgaggaAGATACATCTTTAATAGAAAGTTATATAACAGC